Proteins from one Elgaria multicarinata webbii isolate HBS135686 ecotype San Diego chromosome 3, rElgMul1.1.pri, whole genome shotgun sequence genomic window:
- the LOC134395792 gene encoding zinc finger protein 721-like yields the protein MACGKSFSHKHSLTQHQRIHTGENPYTCLECGKGFRYKSDLGSHNRIHTGDKPYKCLVCGKSFIQSSHLSSHRRMHTGEKPYRCLDCGKGFSQSSHLNGHLRIHTGEKPYTCLTCGKGFHNRMHLTSHQRIHTGEKPYKCFECGKSFSQSTSLSTHQRIHRVEKPYSCFECGKSFNYTSGLSSHQKIHTGEKPYKCMECGKSFSHSQSLTQHQKVHTGEKPYKCMECGKSFSHRQSLTQHQRIHTGEKPYTCLDCGKGFCNMSELRSHKRIHTGDKPYKCLVCGKSFSQSSHLSSHRRMHTGEKPYRCLECGKGFSQSSHLNSHLRIHTGEKPYTCLTCGKGFHNHMHLTSHQRIHTGEKPYKCFECGKSFRHTSGLSSHQKIHTGRKPYKCMECGKRFSHSHNLTQHQRIHTGEKPYLCCECGKSFKSRSNLTSHQRIHTGEKPYKCFECGKSFRQTSGLTSHKKIHTGEKPYKCMECGKSFSQRRKLIIHERIHTEQKPYRCFECGKSFRHTSGLTSHQKTHTGEKPYKCMECGKSFSHSQSLTQHQRIHTGEKPYTCLECGKKFSFRVGFVLHKRIHTGDKPYKCLVCGKSFSQSSHLSSHRRMHTGEKPYRCLDCGKGFSQSSHLTVHLRIHTGEKPYTCLTCGKSFSYHTYLTYHQRIHTGEKPYKCFECGKGFSQSTSLSTHQRIHTGEKPYPCFECGKSFRQSTSLSTHQRIHTGEKPYPCFECGKSFNCSSSLTSHQKTHTGEKPYKCLKCEKSFRFSSGLVYHQTMHKEGAP from the exons atggcgtgtggaaagagcttcagtcataagCATAGCTTAActcaacatcaaagaatccatacaGGGGAAAACCCATAtacatgtttggagtgtggaaagggcttccgTTATAAGTCAGACCTTGGTTCACATaatagaattcacacaggggacaaACCATACAAGTGCTTGGTCTGTGGAAAAAGTTTCATTCAGAGCTCACACCTTTCTTCCCATCGAAGAatgcatacaggggagaaaccatatagaTGCTTGGATTGTGGAAAGGGCTTTAGTCAGAGCTCACACCTTAATGGGCATCTTAGaatacacacaggagagaaaccttatacATGCTTGACATGTGGAAAGGGCTTCCATAATCGCATGCATCTTACTTCCCATCAAAGAATCCATacgggggagaagccatataaatgctttgagtgtggaaagagcttcagtcagagtacAAGCCTTTCtacacatcaaagaatccacagagTGGAGAAACCGTATTCttgctttgagtgtggaaagagcttcaatt aCACTTCAGGACTATCTTCACATCAAAAAATCCACACTggagaaaaaccatataaatgcatggagtgtggaaagagcttcagtcatagcCAAAGCCTAACTCAACATCAAAAAGTCCACACTggagaaaaaccatataaatgcatggagtgtggaaagagcttcagtcatagaCAAAGCCTAActcaacatcaaagaatccatacaggggaaaaaccatatacATGTTTGGATTGTGGAAAGGGCTTCTGTAATATGTCAGAACTTCGTTCACAtaagagaattcacacaggcgacAAACCATACAAGTGCTTGGTCTGTGGAaaaagtttcagtcagagctcacacCTTTCTTCCCATCGAAGAatgcatacaggggagaagccatatagatgcttggagtgtggaaagggctttagTCAGAGCTCACACCTTAATAGTCATCttagaatccacacaggagagaaaccttatacATGCTTGACATGTGGAAAGGGCTTCCATAATCACATGCACCTTACTTCCCATCAAAGgatccatacaggggagaagccatataaatgctttgagtgtggaaagagcttcagacaCACTTCAGGACTAAGCTCACATCAAAAAATCCACACTGGAagaaaaccatataaatgcatggagtgtggaaagagattcagtcaTAGCCACAACCTAActcaacatcaaagaatccacacaggagagaaaccatatcttTGCtgtgagtgtggaaagagtttcaagaGTCGTTCAAACCTGACTtctcatcagaga attcacacgggggagaaaccatataaatgctttgagtgtggaaagagcttcagacaAACTTCAGGACTAACTTCACATAAAAAAATCCACACTggagaaaaaccatataaatgcatggagtgtggaaagagcttcagtcagagaagAAAACTCATTATacatgaaagaattcatacagAGCAGAAACCATACagatgctttgagtgtggaaagagcttcagacaCACTTCAGGACTAACTTCACATCAAAAAACCCACACTGgtgaaaaaccatataaatgcatggagtgtggaaagagcttcagtcatagcCAAAGCCTAActcaacatcaaagaatccatacaggggaaaaaccatatacATGTTTGGAATGTGGGAAGAAATTCAGTTTCAGGGTAGGCTTCGTTTTACAtaagagaattcacacaggggacaaACCATACAAGTGCTTGGTCTGTGGAaaaagtttcagtcagagctcacacCTTTCTTCCCATCGAAGAatgcatacaggggagaagccatatagaTGCTTGGATTGTGGAAAGGGCTTTAGTCAGAGCTCACACCTTACTGTGCATctcagaatccacacaggagagaaaccttatacATGCTTgacatgtggaaagagcttcagttatcACACGTATCTTACTTACCATCAAAGAATccatactggggagaagccatataaatgctttgagtgtggaaagggcttcagtcAGAGTACAAGCCTTTCtacacatcaaagaatccatacaggggagaagccgtatccttgctttgagtgtgggaagagcttcagacAGAGTACAAGCCTTTCtacacatcaaagaatccacacaggagagaaaccatatccttgctttgagtgtggaaagagcttcaattgTAGTTCAAGCCTGACTTCTCATCAgaaaacccacacaggggagaaaccctataaatgcttaaaatGTGAAAAGAGCTTTCGGTTTAGCTCAGGCTTAGTATATCATCAAACAATGCACAAAGAGGGGGCACCATAA